The genomic stretch ACCCGGAGGACGTCACGCTCGCCCAGCCGTACGAGATTCCGGTCGACGCCCACTCTCGCTCCGCGAACGTCGCCTTCGAGCTCCACCTGGACGTCTGCCAGAATCTCGAGCGCGATCGCGGCGTCCTTCACCGTGCGCGTCAGCGGACCCGCGTGATCGACGGAGTAAGCGCGGGGAAACATCCCTTCGGTGCTGACGAGACCGTGGGTGGGCTTGAAGCCCACGATCCCGCAGACCGAAGCGGGGTTTCGGATCGAGCCCCCGTTGTCCGAGCCCATGGAGAGGGAGACCATGCCGACGGCGACCTGTGCCGCCGAGCCCCCGCTCGAGCCCGACGGGGAGTAGCTCTGGTTCCACGGGTTTTTCATATCCCCGAAGTCGGGATTGGTGCCGGATTCTCCGCCGGCGAACTTGTTGAGGTTCGCCTTACCCAACAAGACGCAGCCGGCTTCGTCGAGCCGTCTCGTAACTTCGGCATCCTGCTCCGGGGTCCGGCCCGAGAGAAACCGCGCACCTGCCGTGGTTGGGATTCCGCCGGTATCGAAGACGTCCTTGAGGCTCAGGGGAATCCCGTGAAGAGGCCCGCGCGGGGGCTCGCGATCGCGTCGACGTGCTTGCTCGAGAGCGCGCTCGGGGAGAAAGGTGATGTAGGTGTTCAGAGTCGCTTCGAGGGCTTCGGTGCGGTCGATGCATGCGCGGACGACCTCTTCGCAAGAAATCTGGCGAGTGCGCAGAAGCGAGGCGAGCTCGTGCAAGGGTCTCAGGAGCAGCTCACGGCTCATGGCTCGAACGTGATCGCCGGTTCGATCTCCGGGTTCGGTTGGGTTTGCAGGCGCAAGGAAAGCAGGAAAGCGAGAGCTTCCTGCTCCTCGCCGGCGAGCGGCTCGACTCGCGCCAGGGTCCGGAGCATTCCGCGAACGGCCTCGGGGGACAGAGCTTGCGCTTCGGAGACAGTGCCGAGGGAGAGCGCGCCGGCGGTACCGGCGAGTGAAATGATGGCGCGACGTCGTTTCATGTTTTGGCTCCCGTCGGCAATTTCACCGGGACAGCCCGCGCGATCGCCCAATCCGCGATCGAGGGCGCAAATCGTTCGAGAAATACGAGAAACCTACCCCGAGTCGTCAGGATGAGCTCTCGTCGAGGATTCCGCGCGCAGCCCGCGATCACCCGGGCGACCTCTTCGGCCGTCATTCTGGCACCTCGCGGCCGACCTCGTTCGGCACCATAATCGAGCACGTTGTCCGAGAACTCCGTCGTCGTGTAGCCGGGGCAAACCACCGAGACCCGCACCCCCGTTCCCCGGAGCTCGACGCGGAGCGCGTCGGAAATGGCATGGAGCGCGTACTTCGAAGCCCCGTAGGCTCCCGACATCGGAAGGGCCCGTTTGCCGACGATGGACGAAACATTGATGATGACGCCGCGGCCGCGCGTCCTCATTCCCGGAAGAGCCGCCTGGATGCAAGCGAGTGGACCAAAGGTGTTGACGGCGAAGAGGCGCTCGATATCCGCGCGCGGCACGGACTCGATGGGCGCGTAGAGCCCGAAGCCGGCGTTGTTGACGAGGACGTCGATGGCCCCGAGAGCGGCTTCCGCGTCGCGCACCGCGACACGAGCTCTGGCGCCATCCCCGAGGTCCACCGGCAGGACGAATGCCCGTCCGCCTCGGGCGCGCACCTTCTCCGCCACTTGCGAGAGTCGGTCGACTCTCCGAGCGAGCAGGGCAACCGACGCCCCGGCCCCGGCGAACTCCAGGGCGCAGGCCTCACCGATTCCGCTCGAAGCCCCGGTGATGACGACGCGCTCGTCCATATCGGTGTTTCTATCACGGCTCGGTCCCTTGAAACTACGCGGCACTGCGATGTTGCCGACGGCCTCGGGGCATGTCAAGATCGAGCCGCATGGCGACGATCTCACGTTATGACGAAGTCATCTCGCTGCCTCGGGCAATCCGGTTCCCGGTAGAGATGGTCCCGCCCCCTGGTTTCGACCCC from Vicinamibacteria bacterium encodes the following:
- a CDS encoding amidase; the protein is MSRELLLRPLHELASLLRTRQISCEEVVRACIDRTEALEATLNTYITFLPERALEQARRRDREPPRGPLHGIPLSLKDVFDTGGIPTTAGARFLSGRTPEQDAEVTRRLDEAGCVLLGKANLNKFAGGESGTNPDFGDMKNPWNQSYSPSGSSGGSAAQVAVGMVSLSMGSDNGGSIRNPASVCGIVGFKPTHGLVSTEGMFPRAYSVDHAGPLTRTVKDAAIALEILADVQVELEGDVRGARVGVDRNLVRLGERDVLRVFEDVLKELEGVGFELVDVELPTPEEITPIMYTIFFCEWATAHDRWMREKPEEYQGGSRAALLIPAVDYLKAQQVRRTLQQRTARAMQPVDLLVSPCYPIVRRSHRALPVVGGRRLTLDDALRYTMPYDLLGLPAISLPGGFADDDAPVGFQIAGKPFSDALVLRAAHVYEQATHWHDRHPPI
- a CDS encoding SDR family NAD(P)-dependent oxidoreductase; the protein is MDERVVITGASSGIGEACALEFAGAGASVALLARRVDRLSQVAEKVRARGGRAFVLPVDLGDGARARVAVRDAEAALGAIDVLVNNAGFGLYAPIESVPRADIERLFAVNTFGPLACIQAALPGMRTRGRGVIINVSSIVGKRALPMSGAYGASKYALHAISDALRVELRGTGVRVSVVCPGYTTTEFSDNVLDYGAERGRPRGARMTAEEVARVIAGCARNPRRELILTTRGRFLVFLERFAPSIADWAIARAVPVKLPTGAKT